Proteins encoded together in one Triticum dicoccoides isolate Atlit2015 ecotype Zavitan chromosome 7B, WEW_v2.0, whole genome shotgun sequence window:
- the LOC119336086 gene encoding uncharacterized protein LOC119336086 — protein MRLRPKSPSREDMIMRSQEHDRKSLVIALNVYAKLNNMQPRELELVEVKQRNLIDESGKGYVHFNFTAKKRLDGTISLFFAEVHPDCREDDDVYLCTAVEENVSGACFGCEDRAKELVHPSGGYLGGHKDVIYPFMECEV, from the exons ATGCGTCTTAGGCCCAAGTCACCATCCCGGGAAGACATGATAATGCGTAGCCAAGAGCATGACCGTAAGAGTTTGGTGATAGCGTTGAATGTCTACGCCAAGCTAAATAACATGCAG CCTAgggag ttagagcttGTGGAAGTGAAGCAAAGGAACCTAATTGATGAGAGTGGAAAAGGCTATGTGCACTTCAACTTTACAGCGAAGAAGAGATTGGATGGCACAATCAGTTTGTTCTTTGCTGAGGTACATCCTGACTGCAGAGAGGACGATGATGTATATCTTTGCACTGCAGTGGAAGAGAATGTCTCTG GTGCTTGTTTTGGTTGTGAGGATCGAGCAAAAGAGCTTGTACATCCCAGCGGTGGCTACTTGGGTGGGCATAAAGATGTAATATATCCTTTCATGGAGTGTGAGGTTTGA